A stretch of Brassica napus cultivar Da-Ae chromosome C6, Da-Ae, whole genome shotgun sequence DNA encodes these proteins:
- the LOC111198797 gene encoding agamous-like MADS-box protein AGL53 produces MKNNNKLSVRNQTRFKKSFLLLREKTILKKALELSILCDNDICVIHYDREGNLVNAYPEDQSQVKDILQRYNNLSDREKIKKNTNLSQFYNKKLVDEKRRSLTDAEERKRFTKKVGAFKGSLEDKLQIVKDRVRDLLYSQDHQTEPDQSPCLDVMSQQNHNFPGSSSGFFFPNELSDPWMNFSPHDLDQQQSFTNLLMSGDHVSASSDQYLLGPASCATDASNHESKFSVFLFNHETATFTQLPNSASSSFDQGLIGTY; encoded by the coding sequence ATGAAGAACAACAACAAGCTCTCTGTCAGAAACCAAACCCGTTTCAAGAAATCGTTCTTGTTGTTAAGAGAGAAGACCATTCTGAAGAAAGCGTTAGAGCTTTCCATTCTCTGCGACAACGATATTTGTGTGATACATTACGACCGTGAAGGAAATCTCGTCAATGCTTATCCCGAGGATCAGTCCCAAGTCAAAGACATTCTCCAGAGGTATAACAATTTAAGCGACAgagaaaaaatcaagaaaaacacaaatctTTCACAGTTCTATAACAAGAAACTCGTTGACGAGAAGAGGAGATCTCTTACCGACGCAGAGGAACGCAAAAGGTTCACAAAGAAAGTTGGAGCGTTCAAGGGTTCCTTGGAGGATAAGTTACAGATAGTAAAAGACAGGGTTCGTGACCTTCTTTATTCGCAGGATCATCAGACCGAGCCAGATCAGAGCCCTTGTCTTGATGTTATGTCCCAACAAAATCACAACTTTCCGGGGTCTTCTTCTGGCTTCTTCTTCCCAAACGAGTTATCTGATCCATGGATGAATTTTAGTCCGCACGATCTTGATCAACAACAATCATTCACGAATCTTCTCATGAGTGGTGATCATGTGTCAGCAAGTAGCGATCAATACCTCCTGGGCCCTGCTTCTTGCGCAACTGATGCGTCCAACCACGAGAGCAAATTCTCAGTCTTTCTGTTTAACCATGAAACGGCTACTTTCACTCAACTTCCCAACTCTGCTTCTTCAAGCTTCGACCAAGGGTTGATTGGCACTTACTGA
- the LOC111216225 gene encoding pentatricopeptide repeat-containing protein At4g02750, whose protein sequence is MRCAGTKRLEELCAQNQHSSFSGLKPRFNAKKEATFHSSAKRTQTQLQKPQSKSGDEDIKQWNVAISSYMRNGRCNEALRVFERMPRWSSVSYNAMISGYLRNGEFETARKMFDEMPERDLVSWNVMIKGYVRNRSLGKARELFERMSERDVCSWNTMLSGYAQNGCVDEARRVFDRMPERNEVSWNALLSAYVQNGRLEEACVLFDSRENWALVSWNCLLGGFVKKKKIVEASKFFDGMSVRDVVSWNTIITGCAQNGKIGEARKLFDESPVKDVFTWTAIVSGYVQNRMVEEARELFDKMPERNEVSWNAMLAGYVQGERMDMAKELFDVMPFRNVSTWNTMITGYAQCGDLSEAKSLFDKMPKRDPVSWAAMIAGYSQSGHGHEALRLFVQMEREGGRLNRSSFSSALSTCADVVALELGKQLHGRLVKGGYESGCFVGNALLLMYCKCGSIEDANDLFEEMTGRDIVSWNTMISGYSRHGFGEEALRFFESMKREGLKPDDATMVAVLSACSHTGLVDKGREHFYTMNQDYGVRPNSQHYACMVDLLGRAGLLEEAHSLMKAMPFEPDGAIWGTLLGASRVHGNTELAEIAADKIFAMEPDNAGMYVLLSNLYASLGRWGDVSKLRVRMRDKGVKKVTGYSWIEIHNKTHTFSVGDEFHAERDEIYAFMEDLDLRMKKAGYVSKTSVVLHDVEEEEKERMVRYHSERLAVAYGIMRVPQGKPIRVIKNLRVCEDCHSAIKCMAKITGRVIILRDNNRFHHFKDSSCSCGDYW, encoded by the coding sequence ATGCGATGCGCGGGAACAAAACGATTAGAAGAGCTTTGTGCTCAGAATCAACATTCATCCTTCAGTGGACTCAAACCCAGATTCAACGCCAAAAAGGAAGCAACTTTTCACTCTTCAGCGAAGAGAACTCAAACCCAACTCCAGAAACCGCAGAGCAAATCCGGAGACGAGGATATCAAACAATGGAACGTAGCTATAAGCAGCTACATGCGCAACGGACGCTGCAACGAAGCGCTCCGCGTGTTCGAGCGCATGCCCAGGTGGAGCTCCGTTTCATACAACGCAATGATCTCGGGTTACTTACGAAACGGCGAGTTCGAAACCGCCCGGAAGATGTTCGACGAAATGCCTGAGAGAGATTTAGTTTCATGGAATGTTATGATCAAAGGGTATGTGAGGAACAGGAGCCTCGGGAAAGCGAGGGAGCTGTTCGAGAGGATGTCGGAGAGAGATGTCTGCTCGTGGAACACGATGTTGTCTGGGTACGCTCAAAACGGGTGTGTTGATGAGGCGAGGAGGGTCTTTGATCGGATGCCTGAGAGGAACGAAGTGTCTTGGAACGCGTTGCTCTCTGCTTATGTTCAGAACGGGAGGCTGGAGGAAGCTTGTGTTTTGTTTGATTCGAGGGAGAATTGGGCTTTGGTTTCTTGGAACTGTTTGCTTGGTGGGTttgttaagaagaagaagattgttgAGGCAAGCAAGTTTTTTGATGGGATGAGTGTGAGAGATGTGGTTTCATGGAATACGATCATTACTGGTTGTGCACAGAACGGGAAGATTGGTGAGGCGAGGAAGCTCTTTGACGAGTCTCCTGTTAAAGATGTTTTTACATGGACAGCAATAGTTTCAGGTTATGTACAAAACCGTATGGTGGAAGAAGCGAGAGAGTTGTTTGACAAGATGCCAGAGAGGAACGAAGTTTCATGGAACGCTATGCTTGCAGGTTATGTGCAGGGAGAGAGGATGGATATGGCAAAGGAACTGTTTGATGTTATGCCTTTTCGAAATGTTAGCACATGGAACACGATGATAACTGGATATGCTCAGTGCGGGGATCTTTCTGAAGCTAAGAGCCTTTTCGACAAAATGCCTAAGAGAGATCCTGTCTCTTGGGCTGCTATGATTGCAGGGTACTCGCAAAGCGGACATGGACATGAAGCTTTGCGGTTGTTTGTACAAATGGAGAGGGAAGGCGGGAGGTTGAACCGGTCTTCGTTCTCATCTGCTCTAAGCACGTGTGCAGACGTTGTTGCTCTTGAGCTCGGGAAGCAGTTGCACGGAAGATTGGTTAAAGGTGGGTATGAGAGTGGGTGCTTTGTTGGGAACGCACTTTTGTTGATGTATTGCAAGTGTGGAAGCATAGAAGACGCCAATGACTTGTTTGAGGAGATGACTGGGAGGGACATTGTCTCTTGGAACACGATGATTTCAGGTTATTCAAGACATGGGTTCGGAGAAGAGGCTTTAAGGTTCTTTGAGTCGATGAAGAGAGAAGGGCTGAAGCCAGATGATGCTACCATGGTTGCGGTACTATCTGCGTGCAGTCACACAGGACTTGTAGACAAAGGCAGGGAACATTTCTACACGATGAATCAAGACTACGGTGTAAGACCTAACTCACAGCACTACGCTTGTATGGTGGATCTTCTTGGTCGAGCTGGGCTTTTAGAAGAAGCTCACAGTCTAATGAAAGCAATGCCCTTTGAGCCAGACGGTGCAATATGGGGAACTTTACTTGGTGCAAGCAGAGTCCACGGAAACACAGAGCTAGCTGAGATAGCTGCAGACAAGATTTTTGCAATGGAGCCTGACAACGCCGGAATGTATgttcttctctccaatctatacGCTTCTTTAGGTCGATGGGGAGATGTAAGTAAGCTGCGAGTGAGAATGCGTGACAAAGGAGTCAAGAAAGTTACAGGGTACAGCTGGATTGAGATTCATAACAAGACGCATACTTTCTCGGTTGGGGACGAGTTCCACGCCGAGAGAGACGAGATCTACGCGTTTATGGAGGATCTTGATTTGAGGATGAAGAAAGCAGGGTATGTTTCGAAGACGAGCGTGGTTCTTCATGAtgttgaggaagaagagaaggagcgTATGGTTAGGTACCATAGCGAGAGACTGGCTGTAGCGTATGGGATAATGCGTGTGCCGCAAGGGAAACCGATACGTGTGATAAAGAACCTGCGTGTGTGTGAGGATTGCCATAGTGCCATCAAGTGTATGGCGAAAATCACAGGGAGAGTGATTATACTGAGGGATAATAACAGGTTTCACCATTTTAAGGATAGTTCATGCTCTTGTGGAGACTACTGGTGA
- the LOC111207266 gene encoding putative DNA-binding protein At1g48610, with the protein MATPGSDAADNNPPPAPTDASPAANDSQKRGRGRPPKSKSDSQPDGAVSAQPARKPSGRPRRNAAAAAAVPAASAAVKSGRGRPKRSSTLAATESQVTGSRKRGRPKKDDVAAAPAKKRGRKPKTEQVAKQRTSNRTRKATTEATTGHGAADPREFKKKAALLQKKVKQAADKLKIAVSAIEEVQKIADAM; encoded by the exons ATGGCGACTCCCGGATCTGATGCGGCTGACAACAACCCTCCTCCTGCTCCCACCGACGCCTCGCCCGCAGCCAACGATTCCCAGAAACGCGGCCGTGGTCGTCCGCCGAAGTCCAAATCCGACTCTCAGCCAGACGGCGCCGTTTCAGCTCAGCCGGCTAGGAAGCCAAGCGGTCGTCCGAGAAGAAACGCAGCGGCAGCGGCGGCTGTTCCGGCTGCGTCTGCGGCTGTGAAGAGCGGCCGTGGTAGGCCAAAGAGGTCGAGCACTCTGGCTGCGACGGAGTCTCAGGTGACTGGATCGAGAAAGCGTGGGAGGCCAAAGAAAGATGACGTGGCGGCGGCTCCAGCTAAGAAGCGTGGACGGAAACCTAAAACTGAGCAAGTGGCCAAGCAGAGGACTTCGAACAGGACGAGGAAG GCAACAACAGAAGCTACTACTGGGCATGGAGCTGCAGACCCGAGAGAGTTCAAGAAAAAAGCCGCACTCTTG CAAAAGAAAGTGAAGCAAGCTGCGGATAAGTTGAAGATAGCAGTTTCAGCAATCGAGGAGGTCCAAAAGATAGCGGATGCAATGTAG